The genomic stretch CGGTGGCGAGGGTGCCGCCCGAAACGAGGCCCAGCGTGCCACCCGCCGCGCGGACGAGCCGCTGCACGGTCCGGAACCGCGGGTCGGCGCCTCGCCCCGACTCGATCCGCGCCACCGTCGACTGCGGCGCCCCGGACAGCGCAGCAAGCTCCCGCTGACTCAGGTCGGCTCGTCGACGCAACGCCCGCAGCATCGCTCCCACGTCAATCAGCCGTTCACCACCAGCACCATCGCTGTCCCCCGTGCCATCAATACCACCCATGCCGTCGCTGTCCCCCATGCCATCGATGCTGACCGAACCAGGCAGCCCGCTCAACCCGGCCGGCGAACCTGTGGACAACGCCTGTGGATAACTCCCAGGGCAGGCTCCCGTACCCGCTGGTGGCAGGTGCTCTGGCCCCGACGGGTCGAGCCTCCCGTACTCGTCCTGGCTGCCTTTCGAGCTGAACCGTTGGTGCTATCGCCCCCCACCCCGTCACCCCGCCCACCCCGCGACTCCGGACCCGGTCCACTGCCGTGACCCAGTCCACTGCCGTGACCCAGTCCACTGCCGTGACCCGATCCACTGCCGTGACCCGGTCCCCTGTCGTGACCCGGTCCATCTTCGTGGCCCGGTCCACTGTCGTGGCGAGGTCCGATCCGTCGCTGCAGTCAGCTCGAAAGGGGCCTCGGTGGACAAGGTGTCAGGGCCGAGCGAGGCCCGGCGGCTGCGCCGCAAGGTGCGCCGGCCTCGGCGGTCCGCTGCGGTGCGCAGATGCGCGCGCAGAGCCGCCGGGCCCCTCCTCGGGCCGCTCTCCGGACCGCTCTCCGGGCTGACGGTGGTGGTACCGGCGGGTGGCGGGCGGTCGAGGCGGGGTTACGGTGGGTTCGTGGCGCTCTCGCTGGCGATCTCGCCCTGCCCCAACGACACGTTCGTCTTTCATGCGCTGGTGCACGGGCAGGTGCCCGGCGCACCGCCGGTCGAGGTGACGTACGCCGACGTCGACGTCACCAACACGGCCGCCGAGCGGGGGGCGTTCGACCTGGTGAAGGTGAGCTACGCCGCGTTGCCATGGCTGCTGGCGGACTATCACCTGCTGCCCTGCGGGGGTGCGCTGGGGCGCGGGTGCGGGCCGCTGGTGCTCACCCGGGCCGACCGGGACGGTGGGCCCGACCGTACCGACCTGAGTGATGCGACGGTGGCGGTGCCGGGCGATCGGACCACGGCGTACCTGCTGTTCCGGCTCTGGGCCGCCGGCCGGACGCCGCGCCGCATCGAGGTGGTGCCGTTCCACGAGATCATGCCCGGGGTGGCCGCCGGGCGGTACGACGCCGGGCTGGTGATCCACGAAGCCCGCTTCACCTATCCGCGGCACGGGCTGACCGCCCTGGTCGACCTCGGCGAGTGGTGGGAGGCCGACACCGGGCTGCCCATCCCGCTCGGCGCCATCCTGGCCCGGCGTGGTGTGGTCGACCCACAGCAGGCCGCCGGGTGGATCCGGGAGTCCGTCCAGCGGGCCTGGGCCGACCCGGCGGCCAGTCGGGCGTACGTGGTGGCGCACGCGCAGGAGATGGAGCCCGACGTGGTGGACCGGCACATCGGCCTCTACGTCAACGAGTTCACCGCCGACCTGGGGGACGCGGGGTTCGCTGCCGTGGAGGCGCTGCTCGGCCGGGCCGCCGACGCCGGGCTCGTGCCTCAGACCTCCAGCTCGCGGGCGACCGCGTGGACCAACTGAGCGATCTTCTGCGCGGTCTTGCGGTCCGGAAAGCGGCCCCGGCGCAGGTCCGGCTGGACCTTCGCCTCCAGCACCTTGATCATGTCTTCGACCAGCCCGTGCAGCTCCTCGGCGGGCCGGCGCCGCAGCTCCGCCACCGAGGGCGGGGCGTCGAGCAGCTTCACTCCCATCGCCTGCGCGCCGCGCCGGCTGTCCACCACGCTGAAGTCGACCCGCTGGCCGCCCTTGAGGTCGGTGACACCCGCCGGTAGCGCGCCCTTCGGCAGGAACACGTCGCCACCCTCGTCACTGGTGACGAACCCGTATCCCTTGGCCGCGTCGTACCACTTCACTCGACCCGTAGGCACCTGAGAACCCCTGCTTCGCTTGAGACGTCTACTGCCTCAAGGCTAGCCGGATCATGCCGTCGAGTGCCGCTGGGAATCCGGTGAGATCCACGAGCACGGTCGCGGCCCCGGCGGCCCGCAGTTCGTCGGCCGAACAGGGGCCCGTCGCCACCGCGATCCCGGGCACGTCGGCCGCCTGTGCCGCCACCATGTCGGCCACGTGGTCACCGACGTAGTGGGTCGCGCCGTGCTCCCGCAACGCCGTCGCCTTTCCCTCGGCGAACAGGTCGCCGGCCACCTCGTCGACCGTCAGACCCAGGTGTTCCAGGTGCAGCCGGGCCAGCCGCCCCAGCTTCGAGGTGACCACCAGCACCCGGCCGCCCCGCTGCCGTACCGCGTCGAGGGCGGCCACGGCGCCGGGCAGCGGCACGGTCGGCGTGATCGCGTACGCGGGGTAGAGCTCGCGGAAGGCGTGCACCGCCTCGTCGACCCGCTCCGGCGGGAACCAGTGGGCGATCTCGGTCCGCAGCGGCGGGCCGAGCCGCGACACGGCGACCTCGGCGTCGACGGGTACGCCGGTCCGCTCGGTCAACGCCCGGTAGGTCGCGGCGATGCCGGGGCGCGAGTCCACCAGGGTCATGTCGAGGTCGAAACCGACCGTCAGTTGGCGCATGCTGCGAAGCTACCCGGCCACCCAGACCAGCCGGGACGTCCGATGGGCGCGAGCGGCCCCGGCCGGGCTAGCGTGGAACGACGATGAGCACCTCACTCGCCGACCACCTGCGGGCGCTGCCCGACGAGTCGCTCGCCGCGCTGCTCCAGGCGCGGCCCGACCTCGTCGTGCCGGTGCCCACCGACGTCGCCGCCCTCGCCATCCGGGCCCAGTCCCGGGTCTCGGTGTCACGCGCGCTGGACGGGCTGGACCAGTTCACCCTGCTGATCATGGATGCCGCCCGGTTGACCCGTGACCCGGCCGACGGCACCACCTCGGTCGACGGGGTTCTCGCGATGGCCACCGCCGGCCCGCACCCGCCCGCACCGGCCGCCGTCCGCGCCGCCGTCGACCGGCTACGCGCCCTTCTCCTGCTGTACGGCCCCGACCACCAACTGCGCCTGGTCGGCGGCGTCGACGAGATCTCCCCGTACCCGGCGGGACTCGGCCGGCCCGCCACCGAGCTGGACCCGCGCACGGCCGCGCTCTGCGCGGACCCGGCGAAGCTGCGACGCACGCTGCTCTCCGCGCCGCCGTCGGCGCGGGCCATCCTGGACCGTCTGGCGGCTGGGCCACCGGTCGGCAGCGTGCCGGCCGGCGCGTTGCGGGCCCCGGCCGTCGGCACCGACGACGACCTGCCGCCGGACGACACCAACGGCGGGACGGCGACCGGTTCGCCGGTCCGCTGGCTGGTCGACCATCGGCTGCTGGTGCGGGTCGCCGGTGGCAAGGGCGGCACCGCGGGCATGGTCGAGCTGCCCCGGGAGGTCGGGCTGCTGCTGCGCCGCGACACCGGGCCGCTCGGTCCGCTGCGCACCAGCCCACCGGCGGTCGTCAGCACCCCGCGCGAGCCGAAGGCCGCCGACTCCGCCGGGGCCGGGCAGACCATGGAGGTGGTACGCCACACCGAGGCGCTGCTGGAACAGTTGGCCGCCGAACCCGCGCCGGTGCTCCGCTCGGGTGGCCTGGGCGTACGCGACCTGCGCCGGTTGGCGCGTGCCACCGGCCTGGACGAGCAGGCCGCAGCGCTGCTGCTGGAGGTCGCGTACGCGACCGGGCTGACCGGCGAGGTGGAGCTGCCCGGTTCCGCCGGCCGGTACGGCGCCGACCAGCAGGTGATGCCCACCGCCGGGTACGAGATGTGGCGGGCCGGTTCGCTGGCACAGCGCTGGGAGCAGGTGGCCCGGGCCTGGCTGACCATGACCCGCCAGGTCGGGCTGGTCGGGCAGCGGGACGACCGGGACCGCCCGATCACGGTGCTCTCCGCCGAGGCGGAACGCGCCGGGGCACCTGCCGCCCGGCGGGCGGTGCTCGGCGTACTCGCCGACCTGGAACCGGCCAGCGCGCCCACCATCGACGAGGTGTTGGCGCTGCTCGACTGGCGGGCACCGCGCCGCAGCCGGGGCCGGGAGGCGGCGCATCGGGAGGTGCTGGCCGAGGCGGCCACGCTGGGCGTGACGGGGCTGGGGGCGCTCACCTCGTACGGGCGGCTGCTGCTGGCCGAGGCGACCGCGAGCGAGGACCGCGACGCGGACGACCCGCTCGGGCTCCGGGCCGACGCCGAGGACGGCGCGGGTACCGCCGTGCGGGCGCTGGACGCGCTGCTGCCCGCTCCGGTGGACCACTTCCTGGTGCAGGCCGACCTGACCGTTGTGGTGCCGGGCCCGCCCGAGCCGGCGCTCGCCGCCGAGTTGG from Micromonospora craniellae encodes the following:
- a CDS encoding 1,4-dihydroxy-6-naphthoate synthase; translated protein: MALSLAISPCPNDTFVFHALVHGQVPGAPPVEVTYADVDVTNTAAERGAFDLVKVSYAALPWLLADYHLLPCGGALGRGCGPLVLTRADRDGGPDRTDLSDATVAVPGDRTTAYLLFRLWAAGRTPRRIEVVPFHEIMPGVAAGRYDAGLVIHEARFTYPRHGLTALVDLGEWWEADTGLPIPLGAILARRGVVDPQQAAGWIRESVQRAWADPAASRAYVVAHAQEMEPDVVDRHIGLYVNEFTADLGDAGFAAVEALLGRAADAGLVPQTSSSRATAWTN
- a CDS encoding cold-shock protein, which translates into the protein MPTGRVKWYDAAKGYGFVTSDEGGDVFLPKGALPAGVTDLKGGQRVDFSVVDSRRGAQAMGVKLLDAPPSVAELRRRPAEELHGLVEDMIKVLEAKVQPDLRRGRFPDRKTAQKIAQLVHAVARELEV
- a CDS encoding HAD family hydrolase; its protein translation is MRQLTVGFDLDMTLVDSRPGIAATYRALTERTGVPVDAEVAVSRLGPPLRTEIAHWFPPERVDEAVHAFRELYPAYAITPTVPLPGAVAALDAVRQRGGRVLVVTSKLGRLARLHLEHLGLTVDEVAGDLFAEGKATALREHGATHYVGDHVADMVAAQAADVPGIAVATGPCSADELRAAGAATVLVDLTGFPAALDGMIRLALRQ
- a CDS encoding helicase-associated domain-containing protein, translated to MSTSLADHLRALPDESLAALLQARPDLVVPVPTDVAALAIRAQSRVSVSRALDGLDQFTLLIMDAARLTRDPADGTTSVDGVLAMATAGPHPPAPAAVRAAVDRLRALLLLYGPDHQLRLVGGVDEISPYPAGLGRPATELDPRTAALCADPAKLRRTLLSAPPSARAILDRLAAGPPVGSVPAGALRAPAVGTDDDLPPDDTNGGTATGSPVRWLVDHRLLVRVAGGKGGTAGMVELPREVGLLLRRDTGPLGPLRTSPPAVVSTPREPKAADSAGAGQTMEVVRHTEALLEQLAAEPAPVLRSGGLGVRDLRRLARATGLDEQAAALLLEVAYATGLTGEVELPGSAGRYGADQQVMPTAGYEMWRAGSLAQRWEQVARAWLTMTRQVGLVGQRDDRDRPITVLSAEAERAGAPAARRAVLGVLADLEPASAPTIDEVLALLDWRAPRRSRGREAAHREVLAEAATLGVTGLGALTSYGRLLLAEATASEDRDADDPLGLRADAEDGAGTAVRALDALLPAPVDHFLVQADLTVVVPGPPEPALAAELEVIAEPESAGGASVHRITTASVRRALDAGYSADDLHDLFRRRSRTPVPQGLTYLVDDVARKHGGLRVGSAGAYLRSDDEALLAEVLADRRVEALALRRLAPTVLVTPYQAGRMLALLREAGYAPVAEDATGSAVLTRPKARRAPARVSVATRALDPLATPRLPLPRLLGVVEQIRRGDAAARAARRAPAAVRGRTPAGPTPVTGHSEALAVLQQAVRDKALVWVGYVDAHGATASRLVRPVSLGAGYLRAEDERTEMLHTFALHRITAAVLER